From Cannabis sativa cultivar Pink pepper isolate KNU-18-1 chromosome 8, ASM2916894v1, whole genome shotgun sequence, a single genomic window includes:
- the LOC115698952 gene encoding uncharacterized protein LOC115698952 isoform X5: protein MAADQWRKRLHSTNIAGCYGREQHRAKRKNTGLPQYDSNIRSHISLEWDGNHKRVIARKEQIGINWRDLKPFLGSSPHGSNIVADVCAVPPEIYELENIKEVLSYEAWETCLSESERNHLMQFLPRDQEAEQVLKALLAGDNLHFGSPFLNWGASLCSGDLHPDAIRQRDQHLRKEKKAYYAELHKYHNNLLKCFDACGSMIESLVKLKERFHNSKDPEKEIVQKIQRSKNQMDRRISVSANDSRFRVLEGNVAASSDSCSWAADEKACSSDNQNSFLVKGADHKNRVHKKGSLNGRSPSIVSDDVLDVGTKFKKGDKQQHQNVLSNDGAMYMSYFKISKKQHDIVKNMKQSGKSIQSRSLNRVLGNLNSFNVQPYEVFIQEEQKKLREYWIQLATKALPAAFANWKDLHTQRSQMRMSLEQELNEKLKMVTEDDEDGGSHESALQDHIETVCIAEDHVSTVEHDEKSLSGSPEKQSQENFVSGDVNSTDSDSEEHTVSKSDPVILDPSEYSGAVNTADVAVSEGVQVSCNDDVWPAGNISHSYYDSTANHEYTSDEGLPIAHPKTNDEQQTHLIDLESNLEVEETEKDMVHRQPEAEGISFRQSDDGSFGSYSNQHRNELFPSVFKGQGVLSYHHQQKQSTGLDFQSPNSMLVEDDQFAGHFQEQSHPSLPVEQRQKRENDVYEQQQRNLSANMFPDGELVSW from the exons ATGGCAGCCGATCAGTGGAGAAAACGCTTGCATAGTACCAATATTGCGGGCTGCTATGGAAGGGAGCAGCATCGAGCAAAACGGAAGAATACAGGGTTGCCTCAGTATGATTCAAACATAAGATCTCATATTTCTCTTGAGTGGGATGGAAATCACAAAAGAGTCATTgccagaaaagaacaaattgGCATAAATTGGAGAGACTTGAAGCCATTTTTAGGTTCTTCTCCTCACGGCTCAAACATTGTTGCTGATGTTTGTGCTGTTCCTCCGGAAATTTATGAATTAGAAAACATTAAAGAGGTGCTCTCCTATGAG GCCTGGGAGACTTGTCTCTCGGAAAGTGAGAGAAATCATCTTATGCAGTTTCTTCCAAGAGATCAAGAGGCTGAGCAAGTTTTGAAAGCATTGCTAGCTGGGGATAACCTTCATTTTGGAAGCCCTTTTCTCAACTG GGGTGCTTCACTTTGCTCTGGTGATCTTCATCCTGATGCAATTCGTCAGCGAGATCAGCATTTGAGGAAAGAAAAGAAAGCATATTATGCTGAGCTGCATAAATATCACAATAA CCTTTTGAAATGTTTCGATGCATGTGGTAGTATGATTGAATCTCTGGTGAAGCTGAAGGAGAGGTTTCACAACTCTAAAGATCCAGAGAAGGAAATTGTGCAAAAGATACAAAG ATCAAAAAATCAAATGGACAGAAGAATTTCAGTATCTGCAAATGACTCTAGATTTCGTGTTCTTGAGGGAAATGTTGCTGCTTCATCTGATTCGTGTTCTTGGGCTGCGGATGAGAAAGCATGCAGCAGTGACAACCAGAATTCTTTCCTGGTTAAAGGTGCAGACCATAAGAACAG GGTGCATAAGAAAGGCTCTCTTAATGGTCGAAGCCCATCGATTGTTTCAGATGATGTCCTTGATGTtggaacaaaatttaaaaaaggagACAAGCAGCAACATCAGAATGTCCTTTCAAATGACGGTGCTATGTATATGTCATATTTTAAG ATTAGCAAGAAGCAACATGACATTGTTAAGAACATGAAGCAGTCTGGCAAAAGCATCCAGTCTAGGTCTCTGAACCGAGTTCTAGGTAACCTTAATAGTTTTAATGTACAACCATACGAGGTGTTTATTCAAGAAGAACAGAAGAAGTTGCGTGAATATTG GATACAATTAGCAACTAAAGCTCTCCCAGCAGCATTTGCAAATTGGAAAGACTTACATACCCAGAGAAGCCAAATGAGGATGTCTTTGGAACAAGAACTGaatgaaaaattgaaaatgGTGACAGAG GATGACGAGGATGGTGGGAGTCATGAGTCTGCTCTTCAGGATCATATAGAAACAGTCTGTATTGCAGAAGACCACGTCTCAACAGTGGAGCATGATGAAAAGTCTCTATCTGGCTCCCCAGAGAAACAGTCTCAAGAGAACTTTGTATCTGGTGACGTAAACTCCACTGATAGTGATTCTGAAGAACATACTGTCTCTAAATCGGATCCTGTTATTTTGGATCCGTCCGAGTACTCAGGAGCTGTGAACACTGCTGATGTTGCCGTCAGTGAGGGAGTACAGGTATCCTGTAATGATGATGTCTGGCCTGCAGGTAACATCTCGCATTCCTACTACGATTCTACAGCGAACCATGAGTACACATCCGATGAGGGATTGCCAATTGCACATCCCAAAACAAATGATGAGCAACAAACACACTTGATTGATCTGGAGTCCAACTTAGAAGTGGAAGAGACGGAAAAAGATATGGTGCATAGACAACCTGAGGCTGAGGGTATATCCTTTAGACAATCAGATGATGGTTCCTTTGGTTCTTACTCTAACCAACATCGGAATGAGTTGTTTCCATCTGTTTTTAAGGGTCAGGGGGTGTTATCCTACCATCATCAACAGAAACAATCGACGGGGTTGGATTTCCAGTCACCGAACAGTATGCTCGTGGAAGATGATCAGTTTGCGGGACATTTTCAGGAGCAGTCACATCCATCACTGCCAGTGGAACAGAGGCAAAAGAGAGAGAATGATGTTTACGAACAACAACAACGGAACCTATCTGCCAACATGTTTCCTGATGGAG AACTGGTTTCCTGGTGA